Proteins from a single region of Macaca nemestrina isolate mMacNem1 chromosome 13, mMacNem.hap1, whole genome shotgun sequence:
- the LOC105486478 gene encoding transcription factor E2F6 isoform X4 produces MDLVRSAPGGILDLNKVATKLGVRKRRVYDITNVLDGIDLVEKKSKNHIRWIGSDLSNFGAVPQQKKLQEELSDLSAMEDALDELIKDCAQQLFELTDDKENERLAYVTYQDIHSIQAFHEQIVIAVKAPAETRLDVPAPREDSITVHIRSTNGPIDVYLCEVEQGQTGSKRSEGVGTSSSESTHAEGPEEEENPQQSEELLEVSN; encoded by the exons ATGGATCTTGTCAGATCTGCTCCTGGGGGTATTCTTGACTTAAACAAGGTTGCAACGAAACTGGGAGTCCGCAAGCGGAGAGTGTATGACATCACCAATGTCTTAGATGGAATCGACCTTGTTGAAAAGAAATCCAAGAACCATATTCGATGGAT aggaTCTGATCTTAGCAATTTTGGAGCAGTTCCCCAACAAAAGAAGCTGCAAGAGGAACTTTCTGACTTATCAGCAATGGAAGATGCTTTGGATGAGTTAATTAAGGATTGTGCTCAGCAGCTGTTTGAGTTAACAgatgacaaagaaaatgaaaga CTAGCATATGTGACCTATCAAGACATTCATAGCATTCAGGCCTTCCATGAACAGATCGTCATTGCAGTTAAAGCTCCAGCAGAAACCAGATTGGATGTTCCAGCTCCCAGAGAA GACTCTATCACAGTGCACATAAGGAGCACCAACGGACCTATCGATGTCTATTTGTGTGAAGTGGAGCAGGGTCAGACTGGTAGCAAAAGGTCTGAAGGAGTCGGAACCTCTTCATCTGAGAGCACTCATGCAGAAGGCCCTGAGGAAG aagaaaatcctcagcaaagtgaagaattgcttgaagtaAGCAACTGA